In one Balaenoptera acutorostrata chromosome 5, mBalAcu1.1, whole genome shotgun sequence genomic region, the following are encoded:
- the LOC103015606 gene encoding PHD finger-like domain-containing protein 5A, translating to MAKHHPDLIFCLKQARVAIGRLCEICDGKCVICDSYVCPCTLVRMCDECNYGSYQGHCVIRGGPGVSDAYFCKECTIQEKDRDGCPKIVSFGSSKTDLFYERKK from the coding sequence ATGGCTAAACATCACCCGGACTTGATCTTTTGCCTCAAGCAGGCTCGTGTTGCCATTGGAAGACTGTGTGAAATATGTGATGGCAAGTGTGTGATCTGTGACTCCTATGTGTGTCCCTGCACCCTGGTGCGCATGTGTGATGAATGTAACTACGGCTCTTACCAGGGACACTGTGTGATCCGTGGAGGCCCCGGAGTTTCAGATGCCTATTTTTGTAAGGAGTGCACCATCCAGGAGAAAGACAGAGATGGTTGCCCAAAGATTGTCAGTTTTGGGAGCTCTAAGACAGATCTCTTCTATGAACGCAAAAAATAG